From the genome of Amycolatopsis sp. NBC_01488, one region includes:
- a CDS encoding maltotransferase domain-containing protein, whose protein sequence is MTGRLGIDDVSPSVSCGRYPAKAVVGEHIPVTATVWREGHDAVAATVAWRGPGDRLTRQTRMVPRGPDHPDEFAAVIVPDTTGTWNYRIDAWGDPWATWEHNVEVKVAAGQGPEDLANDLENGARLLERVSRRPDRRAEKALLTGAVAALRDEGRSLAERVGPALSPEIRQLMHEFPVRELITKGKPHKVWVDRRRAAFGSWYELFPRSTGGLDAEGKPVHGTFTTAAAALDRVAKMGFDVVYLPPIHPIGRVNRKGPNNTLDAKPDDVGSPWAIGSDEGGHDAIHPDLGTFDDFDAFVARTEELGMEVALDFALQAAPDHPWVLKNQEFFTTRPDGSIAYAENPPKKYQDIYPINFDNDPKGIYEEMLRVLTVWIDHGVKIFRVDNPHTKPPDFWAWLIQSVKDAHPDVLFLAEAFTRPARLWGLARLGFTQSYTYFTWRTGKQELIDFAIDLREHWHEGRPNLFVNTPDILHESLQRGGPGMFALRAALAATISPTWGVYSGYELFEHVPVREGSEEYLDSEKYQLRPRDFERALAEGRSLEPWIAKLNAVRRAHPALQQMRTLHFHHVDNDALLAYSKQDPATGDTVVTVVTLDPYGPQEGTLWLDTGALGFEAHERLIAHDEVTGDTWDWGPANFVRLEPWRAVAHVVSVRRRLAG, encoded by the coding sequence ATGACCGGCCGGCTCGGCATCGACGACGTCTCCCCCAGCGTGAGCTGCGGCCGGTATCCGGCCAAAGCCGTTGTGGGGGAACACATCCCGGTCACCGCGACCGTCTGGCGGGAGGGTCACGACGCGGTCGCCGCGACCGTCGCGTGGCGCGGCCCCGGCGATCGGCTGACCCGCCAGACGCGCATGGTCCCGCGCGGACCCGACCACCCCGACGAGTTCGCGGCGGTGATCGTCCCGGACACCACCGGAACGTGGAACTACCGCATCGACGCCTGGGGCGACCCCTGGGCGACGTGGGAGCACAACGTCGAGGTGAAGGTCGCCGCCGGGCAGGGGCCCGAAGACCTCGCCAACGACCTCGAGAACGGCGCCCGGCTGCTGGAGCGCGTCTCCCGCCGCCCGGACCGCCGGGCCGAGAAAGCGCTCTTGACCGGTGCGGTGGCCGCGCTGCGCGACGAAGGGCGCAGCCTCGCCGAACGCGTCGGGCCGGCGCTCTCGCCCGAGATCCGCCAGCTCATGCACGAGTTCCCGGTGCGCGAGCTGATCACCAAGGGCAAGCCGCACAAGGTGTGGGTCGACCGCCGCCGGGCGGCGTTCGGCTCCTGGTACGAGCTGTTCCCCCGCTCCACCGGCGGCCTCGACGCCGAAGGCAAGCCGGTGCACGGCACCTTCACCACCGCCGCGGCCGCGCTCGACCGGGTCGCGAAGATGGGCTTCGACGTCGTCTACCTGCCGCCGATCCACCCCATCGGCCGCGTGAACCGCAAGGGCCCCAACAACACCCTCGACGCCAAGCCGGACGACGTCGGCTCGCCGTGGGCGATCGGCTCGGACGAGGGCGGCCACGACGCCATCCACCCGGACCTCGGCACGTTTGACGACTTCGACGCCTTCGTCGCCCGTACGGAAGAACTGGGCATGGAAGTGGCGCTGGACTTCGCGCTGCAGGCCGCGCCGGACCACCCCTGGGTGCTCAAGAACCAGGAGTTCTTCACCACCCGCCCGGACGGCTCGATAGCGTACGCGGAGAACCCGCCGAAGAAGTACCAGGACATCTACCCGATCAACTTCGACAACGACCCCAAGGGCATCTACGAGGAGATGCTGCGGGTCCTCACGGTCTGGATCGACCACGGGGTGAAGATCTTCCGGGTCGACAACCCGCACACCAAGCCGCCGGACTTCTGGGCCTGGCTGATCCAGTCGGTGAAGGACGCCCACCCGGACGTGCTGTTCCTGGCCGAGGCGTTCACCCGCCCGGCGCGGCTGTGGGGCCTGGCCCGGCTCGGCTTCACCCAGAGCTACACGTACTTCACGTGGCGGACCGGCAAGCAGGAGCTGATCGACTTCGCCATCGACCTGCGGGAGCACTGGCACGAGGGCCGGCCGAACCTGTTCGTCAACACCCCGGACATCCTCCACGAGTCGCTGCAGCGCGGCGGCCCCGGCATGTTCGCGCTGCGGGCCGCGCTGGCCGCGACGATCTCGCCGACGTGGGGCGTCTACTCGGGGTACGAGCTGTTCGAGCACGTCCCGGTCCGCGAAGGCAGCGAGGAGTACCTCGACTCCGAGAAGTACCAGCTGCGCCCGCGCGACTTCGAGCGCGCGCTCGCCGAAGGGCGCTCTCTGGAGCCGTGGATCGCGAAGCTGAACGCCGTTCGCCGCGCGCACCCGGCGCTGCAGCAGATGCGCACCCTGCACTTCCACCACGTCGACAACGACGCGCTGCTGGCCTACTCCAAACAGGACCCGGCCACCGGCGACACCGTGGTCACCGTCGTGACCCTCGACCCGTACGGGCCCCAGGAGGGCACGCTCTGGCTCGACACCGGGGCGCTCGGCTTCGAGGCGCACGAGCGGCTGATCGCGCACGACGAGGTCACCGGCGACACGTGGGACTGGGGCCCGGCGAACTTCGTGCGGCTCGAGCCCTGGCGCGCCGTGGCGCACGTGGTGTCGGTCCGGCGGCGGCTGGCCGGTTAG
- a CDS encoding maltokinase N-terminal cap-like domain-containing protein, whose product MSDPRELVDELTGDLKRWLPEQRWFAGKDRPVTGVRPLGVTELVEGDPQLLHVVVEVAQDDRREPYQLLVGRRTHPPEIASTSWIGAVGDLNAYEASGDLDVTGVLLDLMAREGRVGSLVFEHEPGVELDTGLRARPITSEQSNTSLVYGGQYILKLFRKLTPGKNKDLLLHRALQGVGSKHIAQVLGSITGDLDGEPTTVGMLQQFVADAVDGWAMATTSVRDLMAAPELHAEEVGGDFAGEAERLGRAVAEVHADLAEALGTEPVDADELERSMKAMLDRLDTVAGRVPELAAYAPALRAAFETLRTMPVDAVTMQYIHGDLHLGQVLRTVTGWLLIDFEGEPAAPVEERHALRSPLRDVAGMLRSFDYAAQQMLVGQPDDPALAERAQEWSERNRAAFCEGYATVAADPRDQGELLRAFELDKAVYEVSYEHANRPDWLGVPLASIARITDGEG is encoded by the coding sequence TTGTCCGACCCGCGTGAGCTGGTCGACGAACTGACCGGCGACCTGAAGCGCTGGCTGCCCGAGCAGCGCTGGTTCGCCGGCAAGGACCGGCCGGTGACCGGTGTCCGGCCGCTCGGGGTGACCGAGCTGGTCGAAGGCGACCCGCAGCTGCTGCACGTGGTCGTCGAGGTCGCCCAGGACGATCGGCGCGAGCCCTACCAGCTGCTCGTGGGCCGGCGGACGCACCCGCCCGAGATCGCGTCCACCAGCTGGATCGGCGCGGTCGGCGACCTCAACGCCTACGAGGCGTCCGGCGACCTCGACGTCACCGGCGTGCTGCTGGACCTGATGGCGCGGGAGGGCCGCGTGGGCTCGCTCGTCTTCGAGCACGAGCCCGGCGTCGAGCTGGACACCGGTCTGCGGGCGCGGCCGATCACCTCGGAACAGAGCAACACGTCCCTGGTCTACGGCGGCCAGTACATCCTCAAGCTGTTCCGGAAGCTGACCCCGGGCAAGAACAAGGACCTGCTGCTGCACCGCGCGCTGCAGGGCGTCGGCAGCAAGCACATCGCGCAGGTGCTCGGCTCGATCACCGGCGACCTCGACGGCGAGCCGACCACGGTCGGCATGCTCCAGCAGTTCGTCGCGGACGCCGTCGACGGCTGGGCGATGGCCACCACCAGCGTCCGCGACCTGATGGCCGCGCCGGAGCTGCACGCCGAGGAGGTCGGCGGCGACTTCGCGGGCGAGGCCGAGCGGCTCGGGCGCGCGGTCGCCGAGGTGCACGCGGACCTGGCCGAGGCCCTCGGCACCGAGCCGGTCGACGCCGACGAGCTGGAACGGTCGATGAAGGCGATGCTCGACCGGCTCGACACCGTCGCCGGCCGGGTGCCGGAGCTGGCCGCGTACGCCCCGGCGCTGCGGGCGGCGTTCGAGACGCTGCGGACGATGCCCGTCGACGCCGTGACCATGCAGTACATCCACGGCGACCTGCACCTCGGCCAGGTGCTGCGGACCGTCACCGGCTGGCTGCTGATCGACTTCGAGGGCGAGCCGGCCGCGCCGGTGGAGGAACGGCACGCGCTGCGGTCGCCGTTGCGCGACGTGGCGGGCATGCTGAGGTCGTTCGACTACGCGGCCCAGCAGATGCTGGTCGGCCAGCCGGACGACCCGGCGCTGGCGGAGCGCGCCCAAGAGTGGTCGGAGCGCAACCGGGCGGCGTTCTGCGAGGGCTACGCCACGGTGGCGGCGGACCCGCGCGACCAGGGCGAGCTGCTGCGCGCCTTCGAACTGGACAAGGCGGTCTACGAGGTGAGCTACGAGCACGCGAACCGGCCGGACTGGCTGGGCGTGCCGCTCGCCTCGATCGCCCGGATCACCGACGGAGAGGGATGA
- the treS gene encoding maltose alpha-D-glucosyltransferase, with protein sequence MAEEARPDAALGLDGVPHTGEAMTADGMLVEPQAGDFRSAQQAPSNPEWFKGAVFYEVLVRAFADSNGDGTGDLRGLAGRLDYLAWLGIDCLWLPPFYASPLRDGGYDISDFRAVLPEFGSVEDFVFLLNEAHRRGIRVITDLVLNHTSDAHPWFQQSRSDPDGPYGDYYVWSDDDSRYADARIIFVDTETSNWTYDPVRGQFYWHRFFSHQPDLNFENPDVQNAMIDTLRFWLDLGIDGFRLDAVPYLFEQEGTNCENLPRTHEFLKRCRKVVDDEYPGRILLAEANQWPSDVVEYFGDPAVGGDECHMAFHFPLMPRIFMAVRRESRFPISEILAQTPQIPSGTQWGIFLRNHDELTLEMVTDEERDYMYTEYAKDPRMKANIGIRRRLAPLLDNDRNQQELFTAMLLSLPGSPVLYYGDEIGMGDNIWLGDRDAVRTPMQWTPDRNAGFSSCDPGRIYLPVIMDPVYGYQGLNVEAQSNNDASLLNWTRRMIEVRKQHHAFAEGEFVDLGGSNPSVLAYKRQWRRPDGGEDVVLCVNNLSRFPQPVELDLSAHRGCTPVELTGGVRFPSIGDLSYLLTLPGHGFYWFQLTSPGDEGEAR encoded by the coding sequence ATGGCGGAGGAGGCCCGCCCCGACGCGGCACTCGGGCTGGACGGGGTGCCGCACACCGGTGAGGCGATGACCGCCGACGGCATGCTCGTGGAGCCCCAGGCCGGCGACTTCCGCTCGGCGCAGCAGGCGCCGAGCAACCCGGAGTGGTTCAAGGGCGCGGTGTTCTACGAGGTGCTGGTGCGCGCGTTCGCCGACTCGAACGGCGACGGCACCGGCGACCTGCGCGGCCTGGCCGGCCGGCTGGACTACCTGGCCTGGCTCGGCATCGACTGCCTCTGGCTGCCGCCCTTCTACGCGTCGCCGTTGCGCGACGGTGGCTACGACATCAGCGACTTCCGCGCGGTGCTGCCGGAGTTCGGCAGCGTCGAAGACTTCGTGTTCCTCCTGAACGAGGCGCACCGGCGGGGCATCCGGGTGATCACCGACCTGGTGCTCAACCACACCTCGGACGCGCACCCGTGGTTCCAGCAGTCCCGCAGCGACCCGGACGGCCCGTACGGCGACTACTACGTGTGGAGCGACGACGACTCCCGCTACGCCGACGCGCGGATCATCTTCGTCGACACCGAGACGTCGAACTGGACCTACGACCCGGTGCGCGGCCAGTTCTACTGGCACCGGTTCTTCTCCCACCAGCCCGACCTGAACTTCGAGAACCCCGACGTCCAGAACGCGATGATCGACACCCTGCGCTTCTGGCTCGACCTGGGCATCGACGGGTTCCGCCTCGACGCCGTGCCGTACCTGTTCGAGCAGGAGGGCACCAACTGCGAGAACCTGCCGCGCACGCACGAGTTCCTCAAGCGCTGCCGCAAGGTCGTCGACGACGAGTACCCGGGCCGGATCCTGCTCGCCGAAGCGAACCAGTGGCCGTCAGACGTCGTCGAGTACTTCGGCGACCCGGCGGTCGGCGGCGACGAGTGCCACATGGCGTTCCACTTCCCGCTGATGCCGCGGATCTTCATGGCCGTGCGCCGCGAATCGCGGTTCCCGATCTCGGAGATCCTCGCCCAGACCCCGCAGATCCCCAGCGGCACCCAGTGGGGCATCTTCCTGCGCAACCACGACGAGCTGACCCTCGAGATGGTCACCGACGAAGAGCGCGACTACATGTACACGGAGTACGCCAAGGACCCGCGGATGAAGGCCAACATCGGCATCCGCCGGCGGCTGGCTCCGCTGCTGGACAACGACCGCAACCAGCAGGAGCTGTTCACGGCGATGCTGCTGTCCCTGCCGGGCTCGCCCGTTCTGTACTACGGTGACGAGATCGGCATGGGAGACAACATCTGGCTCGGCGACCGCGACGCGGTGCGCACCCCCATGCAGTGGACCCCGGACCGCAACGCCGGGTTCTCCTCCTGCGACCCGGGCCGGATCTACCTGCCGGTGATCATGGACCCGGTCTACGGCTACCAGGGCCTGAACGTCGAGGCACAGTCGAACAACGACGCCTCGCTGCTCAACTGGACCCGGCGGATGATCGAGGTGCGCAAGCAGCACCACGCCTTCGCCGAAGGCGAGTTCGTCGACCTCGGCGGGTCCAACCCGAGCGTGCTGGCCTACAAGCGCCAGTGGCGTCGTCCGGACGGCGGCGAAGACGTCGTGCTCTGCGTGAACAACCTCTCCCGGTTCCCGCAGCCGGTGGAGCTGGATCTGTCCGCGCACCGCGGGTGCACGCCGGTGGAGCTCACCGGTGGCGTGCGGTTCCCCAGCATCGGGGACCTGTCGTACCTGCTGACGCTGCCGGGGCACGGCTTCTACTGGTTCCAGCTGACGAGCCCGGGAGACGAAGGCGAAGCGAGGTGA
- the glgB gene encoding 1,4-alpha-glucan branching protein GlgB, translating to MNAVPEGLPAAAPPAADIDRLLAGSHHDPHSVLGVHAVGKGFAARALLPGAKAVALVTGEDRHPMEPVIDALFAVAVPEHPGDYRLEIDYDGHSVTADDPYRWLPTVGELDLHLIGEGRHERLWEALGAHVRSYETPGGVVEGTSFAVWAPNARGIRVIGDFNGWDGRGHAMRSLGSSGIWELFVPGVGAGTCYKFRILGADGNWHEKADPMAFGTEQPPATASVVTTSSHVWEDDEWVATREATQWAAAPMSVYEVHLGSWRPGLDYRELADQLGDYAVETGFTHVELLPVSEHPFGGSWGYQVTSYYAPTSRFGSPDDFRYFVDRLHQRGIGVLVDWVPAHFPKDSWALAKFDGTALYEHADPRRGEQPDWGTLVFDFGRNEVRNFLVANALYWIEEFHLDGLRVDAVASMLYLDYSRKEGEWLPNQYGGRENLDAVKFLQELNATVYKRHPGIVMVAEESTAWPGVTRPTHLGGLGFGFKWNMGWMHDTLRYLSHEPIHRAYHHNEMTFSLVYAWSENFVLPLSHDEVVHGKGSLWGRMPGDAWNKAAGLRSLLAFMWAHPGKQLLFMGGEFGQPAEWSEQRSLDWHLLDEPLHRGVHDLLRSLNSVYRSCPALFSQDTSPDGFRWIDANDSSGNVLSFLRIGTDGSRLACVANFAGVPHHDYRVGLPAAGRWREVVNTDAEAYGGSGVGNLGAVEATEDAWHGQPASAVLQLPPAGVLWLIEETPEPPDVP from the coding sequence GTGAACGCGGTTCCGGAAGGCCTTCCGGCCGCGGCCCCGCCGGCCGCGGACATCGACCGGCTGCTCGCCGGCTCGCACCACGACCCGCACTCGGTGCTGGGCGTGCACGCGGTGGGCAAGGGCTTCGCGGCGCGGGCGCTGCTGCCCGGCGCCAAGGCCGTCGCCCTGGTCACCGGGGAGGACCGGCACCCGATGGAGCCGGTCATCGACGCCCTGTTCGCCGTCGCGGTGCCGGAGCACCCGGGCGACTACCGGCTGGAGATCGACTACGACGGGCACTCCGTCACCGCCGACGACCCGTACCGCTGGCTGCCCACGGTCGGCGAGCTGGACCTGCACCTGATCGGCGAAGGCCGGCACGAGCGGCTCTGGGAGGCGCTCGGCGCGCACGTCCGCAGCTACGAGACGCCGGGCGGCGTCGTCGAAGGGACGTCCTTCGCGGTCTGGGCGCCGAACGCCCGCGGCATCCGCGTGATCGGCGACTTCAACGGCTGGGACGGCCGCGGGCACGCCATGCGCTCGCTCGGCTCGTCGGGGATCTGGGAGCTGTTCGTGCCCGGCGTCGGCGCCGGGACGTGCTACAAGTTCCGGATCCTCGGTGCCGACGGGAACTGGCACGAGAAGGCCGACCCGATGGCGTTCGGGACCGAGCAGCCGCCCGCGACGGCCTCGGTCGTCACCACGTCTTCCCACGTGTGGGAAGACGACGAGTGGGTGGCGACCCGCGAAGCGACCCAGTGGGCCGCGGCGCCGATGAGCGTCTACGAGGTCCACCTCGGCTCGTGGCGGCCCGGGCTGGATTATCGCGAGCTGGCCGACCAGCTCGGCGACTACGCGGTCGAGACCGGCTTCACGCACGTCGAGCTGCTGCCGGTGTCTGAGCACCCGTTCGGCGGCTCGTGGGGCTACCAGGTGACGTCGTACTACGCGCCGACGTCCCGCTTCGGCTCGCCCGACGACTTCCGCTACTTCGTCGACCGCCTGCACCAGCGCGGGATCGGCGTGCTCGTCGACTGGGTGCCCGCGCACTTCCCCAAGGACAGCTGGGCGCTGGCCAAGTTCGACGGCACCGCGCTGTACGAGCACGCGGACCCGCGCCGCGGCGAGCAGCCCGACTGGGGCACGCTCGTGTTCGACTTCGGCCGCAACGAGGTCCGCAACTTCCTGGTCGCCAACGCGCTGTACTGGATCGAGGAGTTCCACCTCGACGGCCTGCGCGTCGACGCCGTCGCCTCGATGCTCTACCTCGACTACTCCCGCAAGGAAGGGGAGTGGCTGCCGAACCAGTACGGCGGTCGCGAGAACCTGGACGCGGTGAAGTTCCTGCAGGAGCTGAACGCGACCGTCTACAAGCGACACCCGGGGATCGTGATGGTCGCCGAGGAGTCGACGGCCTGGCCGGGCGTCACGCGCCCGACGCACCTGGGCGGCCTCGGCTTCGGCTTCAAGTGGAACATGGGCTGGATGCACGACACGCTCCGGTACCTGTCCCACGAGCCGATTCACCGCGCGTACCACCACAACGAGATGACGTTCTCGCTCGTGTACGCGTGGAGCGAGAACTTCGTGCTGCCGCTTTCGCACGACGAAGTGGTGCACGGCAAGGGATCCCTGTGGGGCCGCATGCCGGGCGACGCGTGGAACAAGGCGGCCGGGCTGCGCTCGCTGCTGGCGTTCATGTGGGCGCACCCGGGCAAGCAGCTGCTGTTCATGGGCGGCGAGTTCGGCCAGCCGGCGGAGTGGTCGGAGCAGCGGTCGCTGGACTGGCACCTGCTGGACGAGCCGCTGCACCGCGGCGTCCACGACCTGCTGCGGTCGCTGAACTCGGTGTACCGGAGCTGCCCGGCGCTGTTCAGCCAGGACACCTCGCCGGACGGCTTCCGCTGGATCGACGCCAACGACTCGAGCGGCAACGTGCTGAGCTTCCTGCGCATCGGCACCGACGGCTCGCGGCTGGCCTGCGTCGCGAACTTCGCGGGCGTCCCGCACCACGACTACCGCGTCGGCCTGCCCGCCGCGGGCCGCTGGCGCGAGGTGGTCAACACGGACGCGGAGGCCTACGGCGGTTCGGGCGTCGGCAACCTGGGCGCGGTGGAGGCGACGGAGGACGCGTGGCACGGCCAGCCGGCCTCGGCCGTCCTCCAGCTCCCCCCGGCCGGAGTCCTCTGGCTGATCGAAGAAACCCCGGAGCCCCCCGACGTCCCGTGA
- the glgX gene encoding glycogen debranching protein GlgX has protein sequence MATRPSTQHVRAGRPFPLGAHPEAGGVRFAITSAVADAVDLCLIDADGSERRIALTERTFGVWHGLVPGVTPGQRYGYRIHGPYDPARGLRCNPHKLLVDPYARQITGGLTDLRAAQGFTGDPERGPMSTVDSLGSVPLSVVSSPGGPDTGVKPEVPFEEAVIYELHVKGFTQQHPFIPEALRGTYLGLAHPVAIEYLTRLGVTSVELLPVHTFLDEPSLVRAGRHNYWGYSPLGFFAPHAAYASEPGHEVEEFRLMVAALHAAGIEVIIDVVFNHTCEGGPDGPTLSFRGLNAPVYYLHTDRGHMADITGCGNTLEAGSPTVVRLVTDSLRYWTQELGVDGFRFDLASTLGRARGGVFDPTSTLLTAITTDPVLSRCKLIAEPWDATGEGYRVGGFGAQWAEWNGRYRDTVRDFWRGATGVRDLAYRLSGSSDLYDHNLRRPWQSINFVTAHDGFTLRDLVSYNEKHNEANGEDNRDGGNDNRSWNHGVEGETADPEIRELRARQVRNMFATLLLSTGTPMITAGDEFWRTQRGNNNAYCLDDETSWVDWTPEDPEAEAMLAFARRVVRLRSMSPALRQPEFFEGRTTPTGKPDLVWFRPDGEEFGETDWFEDRHTLGMWIDGSNSQARNRDGELVPDHSWLLWLHAGEEPAEVVLPGREYGETFKPTLDTSTSDGSPANPGPLEAKSRVTLQSRSLLLLRAPRLASEQPPEGP, from the coding sequence ATGGCCACACGACCCTCGACCCAGCACGTCCGCGCCGGACGCCCGTTCCCGCTCGGCGCCCACCCGGAGGCCGGCGGGGTCCGGTTCGCGATCACGTCCGCCGTCGCGGACGCGGTGGACCTGTGCCTGATCGACGCCGACGGGTCCGAACGGCGGATCGCGCTCACCGAGCGCACTTTCGGCGTCTGGCACGGCCTGGTGCCCGGGGTGACGCCGGGGCAGCGGTACGGCTACCGGATCCACGGCCCGTACGACCCGGCCCGCGGCCTGCGCTGCAACCCGCACAAGCTGCTCGTCGACCCGTACGCCCGGCAGATCACCGGCGGGCTCACCGACCTGCGCGCGGCCCAGGGCTTCACCGGCGACCCCGAGCGCGGCCCGATGTCCACAGTGGACTCGCTGGGCAGCGTGCCGCTGTCGGTGGTGTCCTCGCCGGGCGGCCCGGACACCGGCGTCAAGCCCGAGGTGCCGTTCGAAGAGGCGGTGATCTACGAACTGCACGTCAAGGGGTTCACCCAGCAGCACCCGTTCATCCCGGAGGCGCTGCGCGGCACCTACCTCGGCCTGGCCCACCCGGTCGCGATCGAGTACCTGACCCGGCTCGGCGTCACGTCCGTCGAGCTGCTGCCGGTGCACACGTTCCTCGACGAGCCGTCGCTGGTGCGGGCCGGTCGGCACAACTACTGGGGGTACTCGCCGCTCGGCTTCTTCGCGCCGCACGCCGCCTACGCCAGCGAGCCCGGCCACGAGGTCGAGGAGTTCCGGCTGATGGTGGCCGCGCTGCACGCGGCCGGCATCGAGGTGATCATCGACGTCGTGTTCAACCACACCTGCGAGGGCGGGCCGGACGGGCCGACGCTGAGCTTCCGCGGGCTGAACGCGCCGGTGTACTACCTGCACACCGACCGCGGGCACATGGCCGACATCACCGGCTGCGGCAACACCCTGGAGGCCGGCTCGCCGACCGTGGTCCGGCTGGTCACCGACTCGCTGCGGTACTGGACGCAGGAACTCGGCGTCGACGGCTTCCGGTTCGACCTGGCCAGCACGCTCGGCCGGGCCCGCGGCGGCGTGTTCGACCCCACCTCGACGCTGCTCACCGCGATCACCACCGACCCGGTGCTTTCCCGCTGCAAGCTCATCGCCGAGCCGTGGGACGCGACCGGCGAGGGCTACCGCGTCGGCGGCTTCGGTGCCCAGTGGGCGGAGTGGAACGGCCGCTACCGCGACACCGTGCGCGACTTCTGGCGCGGCGCGACCGGCGTGCGCGACCTCGCCTACCGGCTCTCCGGTTCGTCGGACCTCTACGACCACAACCTGCGCCGGCCGTGGCAGTCGATCAACTTCGTCACCGCGCACGACGGCTTCACGCTGCGGGACCTGGTGTCCTACAACGAAAAGCACAACGAAGCCAACGGCGAGGACAACCGCGACGGCGGCAACGACAACCGCTCGTGGAACCACGGCGTCGAGGGCGAAACCGCCGACCCGGAGATCCGCGAGCTGCGCGCGCGGCAGGTGCGGAACATGTTCGCCACGCTGCTGCTGTCCACCGGCACCCCGATGATCACCGCGGGTGACGAGTTCTGGCGGACCCAGCGCGGCAACAACAACGCGTACTGCCTCGACGACGAGACGTCCTGGGTGGACTGGACGCCGGAGGACCCCGAGGCCGAGGCCATGCTGGCCTTCGCCCGCCGGGTCGTGCGGCTGCGGTCGATGAGCCCGGCGCTGCGGCAACCGGAGTTCTTCGAAGGCCGGACCACGCCGACCGGCAAGCCCGACCTGGTCTGGTTCCGCCCCGACGGCGAGGAGTTCGGCGAGACCGACTGGTTCGAGGACCGGCACACGCTCGGCATGTGGATCGACGGCTCGAACAGCCAGGCCCGCAACCGCGACGGCGAGCTGGTGCCCGACCACTCGTGGCTGCTGTGGCTGCACGCGGGGGAGGAGCCGGCCGAGGTGGTGCTGCCGGGCCGCGAGTACGGCGAGACGTTCAAGCCGACGCTCGACACGAGCACTTCGGACGGCAGCCCGGCCAACCCGGGCCCGCTGGAGGCCAAGAGCCGGGTGACCCTGCAGTCGCGTTCCCTCCTCCTGCTCCGCGCCCCCCGCCTGGCCTCCGAGCAACCGCCGGAAGGCCCCTGA